The Lycium barbarum isolate Lr01 chromosome 12, ASM1917538v2, whole genome shotgun sequence genome includes a region encoding these proteins:
- the LOC132623217 gene encoding uncharacterized protein LOC132623217, whose protein sequence is MSRWWRAVARGESKRSYFTIQAIPREITGARVSSRDRAQGRIPAIVFSQNYLQSKPNDPTSIVADSSVSRKFLLTTERKQIKTIIDSVHLPFFCSTTFPLQIRAGSGSSTLLESGKVLPIKLHRDEETGKILNLVFVWAEDGTKLKVDVPIVFKGEDECPGVRKGGYLNKIRPTLKFLCPAEHIPQKIEVDVSQLDVEDKVSLQDIDVHPTWKLLSKNEAIPVCKIKATTVDS, encoded by the exons ATGTCGAGATGGTGGCGTGCGGTGGCAAGAGGTGAGAGCAAGAGATCATATTTCACAATCCAAGCGATCCCTAGAGAGATCACCGGAGCCAGAGTTTCCAGTAGAGACCGAGCTCAAGGTCGTATTCCGGCCATAGTCTTTTCACAGAACTACCTCCAGTCAAAACCTAATGATCCTACTTCTATTGTAGCTGATAGCTCTGTTTCTAGAAAGTTCCTCCTTACTACTGAAAGGAAACAGATTAAAACGATCATTGATTCGGTTCATCTTCCTTTCTTCTGTTCTACAACATTTCCTCTTCAGATTCGAGCTGGTTCGGGCTCCTCAACTCTACTCGAATCTGGAAAAGTACTTCCCATTAAG CTTCATAGGGATGAAGAGACTGGGAAGATATTGAATTTGGTCTTTGTATGGGCGGAAGACGGAACAAAATTAAAGGTGGACGTGCCGATTGTGTTCAAAGGGGAGGATGAGTGCCCTGGTGTCAGGAAAG GTGGTTATCTAAACAAGATCAGACCTACCCTAAAGTTCTTGTGCCCAGCAGAGCATATACCTCAAAAAATTGAGGTCGACGTAAGTCAGCTAGATGTTGAAGACAAAGTATCCCTGCAGGATATCGATGTTCATCCAACATGGAAGCTCTTAAGCAAGAATGAGGCAATCCCTGTTTGTAAGATTAAGGCAACCACAGTTGATAGCTAA
- the LOC132624853 gene encoding LOB domain-containing protein 36-like — MSSSNSPCAACKFLRRKCTQECVFAPYFPPDQPQKFANVHKVFGASNVAKLLNELNAAQREDAVNSLAYEAEYRLRDPVYGCVGLISLLQHKLKQVQDDLLNAKKELAGYLGPSAMIHPILQNPGFMQQHHMNAPSSSTMMPFNMNPILGMPSGVPHGSQLMIREPQQQQQQQQQQQEAIEAQQFAAAMAAREQEMLRNYEQQQQQQQHHPSHQQQQDMARFNGGFDSTGSVTATGFHQMSTPVTPSLVLSGTYENPYNLFPPQQQQTQQEHSQHIHLQPQLLLQQHQPPQQPETPRQQQRDKSEEEGRSGGPSC, encoded by the coding sequence ATGTCATCTTCCAATTCACCATGCGCAGCGTGCAAATTCTTACGCCGAAAATGCACCCAAGAATGTGTCTTCGCACCATATTTCCCTCCAGATCAGCCACAGAAATTCGCAAATGTCCACAAAGTCTTCGGTGCCAGTAATGTTGCTAAACTCCTGAACGAACTCAATGCTGCTCAACGCGAAGATGCAGTGAATTCCCTTGCCTATGAGGCTGAGTATCGCCTTCGAGACCCAGTTTACGGGTGTGTTGGGCTTATTTCGTTACTTCAACATAAGCTCAAGCAAGTTCAGGATGATTTGTTGAACGCTAAAAAGGAACTAGCTGGGTACCTTGGTCCATCAGCAATGATACACCCTATTCTTCAAAATCCAGGGTTTATGCAACAGCATCACATGAATGCTCCTTCTTCAAGTACTATGATGCCTTTTAACATGAACCCAATTTTAGGAATGCCAAGTGGGGTCCCACATGGAAGTCAATTGATGATTCGTGAACCTCAgcaacagcagcagcaacaacaacaacaacaagaagcaaTTGAAGCTCAACAATTTGCAGCAGCAATGGCTGCAAGGGAACAAGAGATGCTTAGGAATTATGagcaacaacaacagcagcaGCAACACCATCCTTCTCATCAACAGCAACAAGATATGGCAAGGTTTAACGGTGGATTTGATTCAACGGGATCGGTGACTGCTACTGGATTTCATCAAATGAGTACACCCGTAACACCTTCGTTGGTTTTGTCTGGCACATATGAGAATCCTTATAATCTGTTTCCGCCACAGCAACAGCAGACACAACAGGAGCATTCTCAACACATTCATCTTCAGCCTCAGCTATTGCTACAGCAGCATCAGCCACCGCAGCAACCAGAGACCCCAAGGCAGCAACAGAGGGACAAAAGCGAAGAGGAGGGAAGGAGCGGTGGTCCTTCATGTTGA